The proteins below come from a single Molothrus ater isolate BHLD 08-10-18 breed brown headed cowbird chromosome 3, BPBGC_Mater_1.1, whole genome shotgun sequence genomic window:
- the CTSB gene encoding cathepsin B yields the protein MWPPVSLLCVLVAFASARSIPYFPPLSDDLVNHINKLNTTWKAGHNFHNADMSYVKKLCGTFLGGPKLPERVDFAADVELPDNFDSRTQWPNCPTISEIRDQGSCGSCWAFGAVEAISDRICVHTNAKVSVEVSAEDLLSCCGFECGMGCNGGYPSGAWRYWTERGLVSGGLYDSHVGCRPYSIPPCEHHVNGSRPPCTGEGGSTPRCSRHCEPGYSPSYKEDKHYGITSYGVPRSEKEIMAEIYKNGPVEGAFIVYEDFLMYKSGVYQHVSGEQVGGHAIRILGWGVENDTPYWLVANSWNTDWGENGFFKILRGEDHCGIESEVVAGIPRTEQYWKRM from the exons ATGTGGCCGCCCGTGTCCCTCCTGTGTGTCCTGGTGGCCTTTGCCAGCGCTCGCAGCATTCCTTacttccctcctctctctgaTGACCTGGTCAACCACATAAACAAGCTCAACACCACCTGGAAG gcagggcacaaCTTCCACAATGCTGACATGAGCTACGTGAAGAAGCTCTGTGGCACCTTCCTGGGTGGGCCCAAGCTCCCTGAGAG GGTGGATTTTGCTGCAGATGTGGAGCTGCCCGATAACTTCGACTCGCGGACGCAGTGGCCCAACTGTCCCACCATCAGTGAGATAAGAGACCAGGGctcctgtggctcctgctgg GCTTTTGGCGCCGTGGAAGCGATTTCGGACCGGATCTGTGTCCACACCAACGCCAAGGTCAGCGTGGAGGTCTCAGCTGAGGACCTGCTGTCGTGCTGTGGCTTCGAGTGTGGCATGGG GTGCAATGGTGGTTACCCCTCTGGTGCTTGGAGGTACTGGACAGAGAGGGGCCTCGTGTCCGGGGGTCTCTACGATTCCCACGTGG GCTGCCGGCCCTACTCCATCCCACCCTGCGAGCACCATGTGAACGGCAGCCGCCCCCCCTGCAccggggagggagggagcaccCCCAGGTGCAGCAGGCACTGTGAGCCCGGCTACTCACCCTCATACAAGGAGGACAAGCACTATG GCATCACATCCTACGGAGTCCCTCGCAGTGAGAAGGAAATCATGGCTGAGATCTACAAGAACGGCCCAGTGGAAGGAGCCTTCATTGTCTACGAGGATTTCCTGATGTACAAATCTG GGGTCTACCAGCACGTGTCTGGGGAGCAGGTGGGAGGCCACGCCATCCGCATCCTGGGCTGGGGCGTGGAGAACGACACTCCCTACTGGCTGGTGGCCAACTCCTGGAACACCGACTGGGGGGAGAACG GTTTCTTCAAAATCCTGCGGGGAGAGGACCACTGTGGCATCGAGTCCGAGGTTGTGGCCGGCATCCCCAGGACGGAGCAGTACTGGAAGAGGATGTAA
- the FDFT1 gene encoding squalene synthase, with protein MELLRKWLGHPEDIYNLLRFKMGGYRAVMPRMDTDSLGCGLRTCYRYLNQTSRSFAAVIQALDGELRHAVCIFYLVLRALDTVEDDMSIPLDVKVPMLHEFHSHLYQPDWKYTESKERDRQVLEDFPTISMEFRKLSKVYQDVISDICHKMGVGMAEFLEKKVDSQHEWDKYCHYVAGLVGIGLSRLFSASELEDSIVGQDTDLANSMGLFLQKTNIIRDYLEDQMEGREFWPREVWSRYAKKLSDLTKPENIDAAVQCLNELITNALHHVPDVLTYLSRLKNQSVFNFCAIPQVMAIATLAACYNNQQVFKGVVKIRKGQAVTLMMDATNIQAVKAIMYQYVEEIYQKIPSTDPSCHKTQQAIAAIRAASLPGGPMASRHHYSPIYLSCAMLLAALSWQYLSTLSKATEEYVQAGDN; from the exons atggagctgctgcGGAAATGGCTGGGCCACCCCGAGGACATCTACAACCTGCTCCGCTTCAAGATGGGCGGCTACCGCGCCGTCATGCCGCGGATGGACACG GACTCGCTGGGATGTGGCCTCCGGACCTGCTACCGATACCTCAACCAGACCAGTCGCAGCTTCGCCGCCGTCATCCAGGCTCTGGATGGAGAGCTGCG cCATGCAGTCTGCATATTCTACCTGGTTCTCCGTGCCCTGGACACTGTAGAGGATGACATGAGCATCCCTTTGGATGTCAAGGTCCCGATGCTGCACGAGTTCCACTCCCACCTGTACCAGCCAGACTGGAAGTACACAGAGAGCAaggagagggacaggcaggTGCTGGAGGACTTCCCAACG ATCTCCATGGAGTTCAGAAAACTGTCCAAGGTCTACCAGGATGTGATTTCAGATATTTGTCACAAGATGGGTGTTGGGATGGCAGAGTTCTTGGAGAAAAAGGTGGATTCTCAGCATGAGTGGGACAAG TATTGTCACTACGTTGCTGGGCTGGTGGGGATTGGCCTTTCCCGTCTCTTCTCTGCATCAGAGCTGGAAGATTCCATCGTGGGGCAGGACACAGACCTGGCAAACTCCATGGGCCTCTTCCTGCAGAAAACCAACATCATCCGTGACTACCTGGAGGACCAGATGGAGGGAAGGGAGTTCTGGCCCAGAGAG GTTTGGAGCAGATATGCCAAGAAGCTCTCAGACCTTACCAAGCCAGAGAACATCGACGCGGCCGTGCAGTGCCTCAATGAGCTCATCACCAACGCCCTCCACCACGTCCCCGACGTCCTCACCTACCTGTCCCGCCTCAAAAACCAAAGTGTCTTCAACTTCTGTGCTATCCCCCAG GTGATGGCCATTGCCACGCTGGCTGCCTGCTACAACAACCAGCAGGTGTTCAAGGGGGTGGTGAAGATCCGCAAGGGCCAGGCCGTCACCCTCATGATGGATGCCACCAACATCCAAGCTGTCAAAGCCATCATGTACCAGTATGTGGAAGAG aTCTACCAGAAGATCCCGAGCACGGACCCCTCGTGCCACAAGACGCAGCAGGCGATCGCCGCCATCCGCGCCGCCAGCCTGCCCGGCGGCCCCATGGCCTCCCGCCACCACTACTCCCCCATCTACCTGTCCTGTGccatgctgctggcagccctgagctggcagtACCTCAGCACCCTCTCCAAGGCCACCGAGGAGTACGTGCAGGCAGGGGACAACTGA
- the NEIL2 gene encoding LOW QUALITY PROTEIN: endonuclease 8-like 2 (The sequence of the model RefSeq protein was modified relative to this genomic sequence to represent the inferred CDS: substituted 2 bases at 2 genomic stop codons): MALLVGGPRIAVDFLIKLSQSCARCLRALYXVLWSLKLSLXSVLVSGFSLQGELALWDESQAELSLYTHSQHKSSEELAECDKDLLIPLQLLEMPEGPSVRKFQLLTSPFVGQVVAKVGGSSRKLSVNDLNALRLQDSQVHGKNLYLAFVAAEGPVGPTAEDTALQREAACGAHCPAQGQQGQDGIPHPHSQDEELQEAQHSRSEAPEAAEGRGNWLRVHFGMFGSVRANEFSRASRANKRGDWKDPVPRLVLHFESGGFLVFYNCRMLWCSSPRADPASDILAVEFNRGRALRALCAPDPICYTLLDQRYFSGLGNIIKNEILYLARIHPLTPGSLLALSDLERLLDCAVQFSSEWLHHKLRGQGLHPQVYQKEQCPLGHPLMKGTFGPSGGFKRLTWWCPQCQPAVLPGDGDPSSVTG; encoded by the exons ATGGCTCTTCTGGTGGGGGGCCCGAGGATTGCTGTTGATTTTCTCATCAAGCTgtctcagagctgtgccaggtgcCTCAGAGCCCTGTACTGAGTGCTGTGGAGCTTGAAGCTGAGCCTCTGATCAGTGCTGGTCTCTGGGTTTAGTCTGCAGGGAGAACTGGCACTGTGGGATGAAAGCCAAGCTGAGCTCTCCTTGTACACCCACAGCCAGCACAAGTCCTCAGAAGAACT GGCAGAGTGTGACAAGGACCTGCtaatccctctgcagctgctggagatgccAGAGGGCCCTTCAGTGAGGAAGTTCCAGCTGCTGACCTCCCCTTTTGTGGGACAAGTGGTGGCCAAGGTGGGGGGAAGCAGCCGGAAGCTCAGCGTGAATGACCTGAATGCCCTGAGGCTCCAGGACTCCCAG GTTCATGGGAAGAACTTGTACCTGGCATTTGTGGCAGCTGAAGGTCCTGTTGGACCAACTGCTGAAGACACAGCGCTGCAAAGAGAGGCTGCTTGTGGGGCACACTgtcctgcccagggacagcaagGACAGGATGGTATTCCAcacccccattcccaggatgaggagctgcaggaagcccAGCACTCAAGATCTGAagccccagaggcagcagagggtCGGGGCAATTGGCTGCGCGTCCACTTTGGCATGTTCGGCAGCGTCCGCGCAAATGAGTTCTCGAGGGCAAGCAGAGCCAATAAAAGGGGGGACTGGAAGGATCCTGTGCCCAG GCTGGTTCTGCACTTTGAGAGCGGAGGCTTCCTTGTTTTCTACAACTGCCGGATGCTCTGGtgctcctctcccagggctgATCCTGCTTCTGACATCCTGGCTGTGGAATTCAACCGAGGCCGGGCGCTGCGTGCCCTCTGTGCACCCGATCCCATCTGCTACACCCTCCTAGACCAAAGATATTTTTCAGGGCTGG GGAACATCATCAAGAACGAGATCTTGTACCTGGCCAGGATCCACCCATTAACACCAGGCTCCCTCTTGGCTCTCTCAGACCTGGAGCGTTTGCTGGACTGCGCCGTTCAGTTCAGCTCTGAGTGGCTGCACCACAAACTGCGTGGCCAAGGGCTGCACCCCCAGGTGTACCAGAAGGAGCAGTGCCCCCTGGGGCATCCCCTGATGAAGGGCACTTTTGGACCCTCGGGCGGCTTCAAGAGACTGACGTGGTGGTGCCCTCAGTGCCAGCCTGCGGTGCTGCCAGGGGATGGGGACCCTTCCTCAGTCACTGGGTGA